The window GAGTAGAAAGAATCTTCTACTTGTGGCAGGACTGGCATTTATAGGTGTCCATTTTGGAACCATGCTTGTAAACTTTGTTGCAAAAAAATCTGTTCGATCACATTCGGAAACTAAAAAAGATGATCGTTTTGAATGAAATAGCTTATTGTTgtcatttatatataatttcataATTTGAGCCTCATTTTAAGAGATGGATCCTGAGCAGATAACCAAATGTACTTATCATACTGTTGCACATTGGAAATAGTAATCGTTGGCTACAAAGAATAAAATGTAGTAATTTGAATTTAATGTACTGTGAATTAAATTTTGAGTTTAAAGTGCTGTGAATTCTAGAtccaagtaaaaacaaaaatgttaatttgaaaATGTCTCGTCTTGAAGCTAAAAAGCCTTCATTATTTATTAGCGACCCTTTAACTAAAGATACAGTTAGCCAGTCACTGTCTCTGTTAAATAGGATATTAAAATCTTGCTATGGTCCTGCTGGTAGACTTAAGCAACTCCACAACGGTGTGGGAGGCTATGTATGTGTAACTTCACAATCTTCAGCCATACTTGGCCGTCTTTCTGTCAGCCATCCTGTGTTAAAGGTTTTAACAGCCTCTGTACAGAACCACGTAGCCCGCTTCAGTGACTGTGGCTTATTTACTGCTATTCTTTGCTGTAGCTTGATTGAAAACTTTAGAAGCCTACATGTTCCATCTTgcactgtaattaaaataagcaaagatCTTTTGAGTTTGTGTACTGACTACCTCAAATCTGAGGCCTGTGGTTGCCGAGTATCTGTGGATTTTAGCAATCTCAAGACTCTTCTTTGTTTGGTACGCAGCGTATTAACAAGCAAACCCGCTTGCATGCTTAATGCAACAGAAGTTGATCATCTCACCATGCTGATAGTAAAGGCTTTCATGTTTACTATTCCGTGTCATGTTGAAACTAAGGCTGTTTTAGGAAAGTGTGTAACAGTACCTGTGAAAGGTAGAAGAGTTCTGGATTCTACAGTTCTTCCTGGACTACTGATAGAAACACCAGAAATTCAATTTGCAAAACTACCTTCTGtcaaaagaatttcttctgacaCTATCAAGATAGCGCTTTTCTGTGTGTCCATGTCA is drawn from Anas platyrhynchos isolate ZD024472 breed Pekin duck chromosome 3, IASCAAS_PekinDuck_T2T, whole genome shotgun sequence and contains these coding sequences:
- the LOC140002085 gene encoding uncharacterized protein; its protein translation is MRKASWSRKNLLLVAGLAFIGVHFGTMLVNFVAKKSVRSHSETKKDDRFE